The following proteins are encoded in a genomic region of Variovorax paradoxus:
- a CDS encoding dihydroorotase — MNTLITNGRVIDPASGTDKKTDIAIADGKIAGIGHAPAGFKAGRTIDAAGCVVAPGLVDLAARLREPGYEHEGMLESEMAAAIAGGVTSLVCPPDTDPVLDEPGLVEMLKFRAEKLQRARLFPLGALTRNLAGGVLTEMAELTEAGCIGFSQADVPLADTQVLQRALLYASTFGYTVWLRPQDRDLGKGVAASGPLATRLGLSGVPVSAETIAIFTIVELMKSTGARVHLCRISSAAGVALVRAAKALGLPLTCDVSINSLHLADTDIGFFDSRARLNPPLRQQGDRDALSAALADGTIDALVSDHTPVEADAKTLPFAEAEPGATGLELLLPLALQWGERSGAGIGRALEVITSAPARLLTASDAGTGIGRLSEGGVADLCIFDPSIEWQVQPEALKSQGKHTPFAGYPLQGRARHTLVAGRVVHG, encoded by the coding sequence ATGAACACACTGATCACCAACGGCCGCGTCATCGACCCCGCCTCGGGCACCGACAAGAAGACCGACATCGCCATTGCCGACGGCAAGATCGCCGGCATCGGCCACGCGCCGGCCGGCTTCAAGGCCGGCCGCACCATCGACGCCGCGGGCTGCGTGGTCGCGCCCGGCCTCGTCGACCTGGCTGCGCGGCTGCGCGAGCCCGGCTACGAGCACGAAGGCATGCTCGAAAGCGAAATGGCCGCGGCCATTGCGGGCGGCGTGACCAGCCTCGTGTGCCCGCCCGACACCGACCCCGTGCTCGATGAGCCCGGCCTGGTCGAGATGCTCAAGTTCCGCGCCGAGAAGCTGCAGCGTGCGCGCCTCTTTCCGCTCGGTGCGCTCACGCGCAACCTCGCCGGCGGCGTGCTCACCGAAATGGCCGAGCTCACCGAGGCCGGCTGCATCGGCTTCAGCCAGGCCGACGTGCCGCTCGCGGACACACAGGTGCTGCAGCGCGCGCTGCTCTACGCGAGCACCTTCGGCTACACCGTGTGGCTGCGCCCGCAGGACCGCGACCTCGGCAAGGGCGTCGCCGCCAGCGGCCCGCTCGCCACGCGGCTCGGCCTTTCGGGCGTGCCGGTGTCGGCGGAGACCATCGCGATCTTCACCATCGTCGAGCTCATGAAGAGCACCGGCGCGCGCGTGCACCTGTGCCGTATCTCGAGCGCTGCGGGCGTGGCGCTGGTGCGCGCCGCCAAGGCGCTGGGCCTGCCGCTCACCTGCGACGTCAGCATCAACTCGCTGCACCTTGCCGATACGGACATCGGTTTTTTCGACAGCCGTGCGCGCCTGAATCCGCCGCTGCGCCAGCAAGGCGACCGCGACGCGCTGTCGGCCGCGCTGGCCGACGGCACCATCGATGCGCTGGTGTCAGACCACACCCCGGTCGAGGCCGATGCCAAGACGCTGCCGTTTGCCGAAGCCGAACCCGGCGCCACCGGCCTCGAACTGCTGCTGCCGCTGGCGCTGCAATGGGGCGAGCGCAGCGGCGCGGGCATCGGGCGCGCGCTGGAAGTGATCACGTCCGCGCCCGCGCGGCTGCTGACGGCGTCCGATGCGGGCACCGGCATCGGACGGCTGTCCGAGGGCGGCGTGGCCGACCTGTGCATCTTCGATCCGTCCATCGAATGGCAGGTGCAGCCTGAAGCGCTCAAGAGCCAGGGCAAGCACACGCCGTTCGCTGGCTACCCGCTGCAGGGGCGCGCGCGCCACACGCTGGTTGCCGGCCGCGTGGTTCACGGCTGA
- a CDS encoding lysophospholipid acyltransferase family protein produces MLHSLKACWRLLHAVGHALGGWWTIRFAFPRLSPEERNLRVQQWSLRLLEIMGVTLKVQGTPPAQGPVLLICNHLSWLDISAIHAACHVRFVSKAGVKHWPLIGTLSTGAGSLYIERERRRDALRVVHHMTEALQGGDRIGVFPEGTTSDGRGLLPFHANLLQAAISSGAPVLPAALRFADAATGETSQAPRYIDDDNLLTSLWNTLRAPPLLAIVRFGEPQPSQGRERRAWAQSLHEDVQQLRRETH; encoded by the coding sequence ATGCTTCATTCACTGAAGGCCTGCTGGCGCCTGCTGCACGCGGTGGGGCACGCGCTCGGCGGCTGGTGGACCATCCGCTTCGCCTTTCCGCGGCTTTCGCCGGAAGAGCGCAACCTGCGCGTGCAGCAGTGGTCGCTGCGCCTGCTCGAGATCATGGGCGTCACGCTCAAGGTGCAGGGCACGCCGCCCGCGCAGGGGCCGGTGCTGCTCATCTGCAACCACCTCTCGTGGCTGGACATCAGCGCCATTCACGCCGCGTGCCACGTGCGCTTTGTCTCGAAGGCGGGCGTGAAGCACTGGCCGCTGATCGGCACGCTCTCCACCGGCGCGGGCTCGCTCTACATCGAGCGCGAACGCCGGCGCGATGCGCTGCGCGTGGTGCATCACATGACCGAGGCCCTGCAGGGCGGCGACCGCATCGGCGTGTTTCCCGAAGGCACCACGAGCGACGGGCGCGGACTGCTGCCTTTTCATGCCAACCTGCTGCAGGCGGCCATTTCTTCGGGCGCGCCGGTGCTGCCCGCGGCGTTGCGTTTTGCCGATGCGGCGACCGGAGAAACCAGCCAGGCGCCGCGCTATATCGACGACGACAACCTGCTGACCTCGCTCTGGAACACACTGCGCGCACCGCCGCTGCTGGCCATCGTGCGCTTCGGCGAGCCGCAGCCGTCGCAAGGCCGCGAGCGCCGTGCCTGGGCGCAGTCGCTGCATGAAGACGTGCAGCAGCTGCGCCGGGAAACGCACTGA
- a CDS encoding putative bifunctional diguanylate cyclase/phosphodiesterase, translated as MSPQQNRRILLADDTPAIHEDFRKILLPEAAASDLDDLEAALFGTEAKPSSENFVLDSAYQGQEALARVREALAADEPYAMAFIDMRMPPGWDGVETIEQLWLVDPRLQIVICTAYADQSWVEVFERLDARDRLLVLKKPFDPIEVRQLASALTMKWQMTEDAAFKMNQLEQAVEERTRELSDANIIVQNSPTILYRLRGEPSFPLIYISHNITKFGHDPASLLANPNWADVLIDPADQAGVADAMARVLEKDAEGASIEYRLCTGDGGRRWVENRYVPVRDKEGRLIEVEGIVIDVTERKAAEEQLARLARTDGLTGLANRATLTERLHQAHAAARRGSMPFALHYLDLDHFKPVNDMFGHPAGDLLLREVAQRLKNCTRETDVVARLGGDEFAVLQSEMGEPAAAGALATKIQEELARPYMLDGNEVHVSASIGICPYIPGSAGPDEMVVQADLALYRSKDQGRNQFHFHSEEIDLEVRDRVTLGEDLKKAIEREELELYYQPQVELSSGKIVGVEALLRWNHPERGLLDAGAFVPIAERTGGIVMLGRWVLDQACRQMSLWREQGVAPPVVAINLSLGQLRKGNELVRDVVDCLAKWQLNPSDLEFDVTESTLAQMTWTHNDVLPRLRALGVRIAIDDFGTEYSSFEYLRTYRVNHLKIAQSMLKRAVDDPDSAATVRAIMNLAREARIGIIVEGLETEAQRAFLHSTGSTALAQGYYFSEAVVADEAGDMLRSGTMEQSERSKGGDHEATG; from the coding sequence ATGAGCCCACAACAAAATCGGCGCATTCTCCTGGCGGACGACACGCCCGCCATTCACGAAGACTTCCGGAAAATTCTCTTGCCCGAGGCCGCGGCGTCGGACCTGGACGACCTCGAGGCCGCATTGTTCGGCACCGAAGCCAAGCCGAGTTCGGAGAACTTCGTGCTGGACAGCGCCTACCAGGGCCAGGAGGCGCTCGCCAGAGTGCGCGAGGCCTTGGCGGCCGACGAGCCCTACGCCATGGCGTTCATCGACATGCGCATGCCTCCGGGGTGGGACGGCGTCGAGACGATCGAGCAACTGTGGCTGGTCGATCCGCGCCTGCAGATCGTGATCTGCACCGCCTATGCAGACCAGTCGTGGGTCGAGGTGTTCGAGCGGCTGGACGCGCGCGACCGCCTGCTGGTGCTCAAGAAGCCGTTCGATCCCATCGAAGTACGCCAGCTGGCGAGTGCACTGACGATGAAGTGGCAGATGACGGAGGACGCTGCCTTCAAGATGAACCAGCTCGAGCAGGCTGTGGAAGAGCGCACGCGCGAGTTGTCGGACGCCAACATCATCGTGCAGAACAGCCCGACCATCCTCTACCGCCTGCGCGGCGAGCCCTCGTTTCCGCTGATCTACATCTCGCACAACATCACCAAGTTCGGACACGACCCGGCGAGCCTGCTGGCGAACCCGAACTGGGCGGACGTGCTGATCGACCCGGCCGACCAGGCCGGCGTCGCCGATGCGATGGCGCGCGTTCTGGAAAAGGATGCGGAAGGCGCGTCGATCGAATACCGCCTGTGCACGGGCGACGGCGGGCGGCGCTGGGTCGAGAACCGCTACGTTCCGGTTCGCGACAAGGAAGGCCGGCTCATCGAGGTGGAGGGCATCGTCATCGACGTGACGGAGCGCAAGGCGGCGGAGGAACAGCTGGCGCGGCTCGCGCGCACCGACGGGCTGACCGGCCTGGCCAACCGCGCCACCCTCACGGAACGCCTTCACCAGGCTCACGCTGCGGCGCGGCGGGGCTCCATGCCGTTCGCGCTGCACTACCTCGACCTGGACCACTTCAAGCCGGTCAACGACATGTTCGGCCATCCGGCCGGCGACTTGCTGCTCCGCGAGGTGGCCCAGCGCCTGAAGAATTGCACGCGGGAAACCGATGTGGTGGCGCGCCTGGGCGGCGACGAGTTCGCGGTGCTGCAAAGCGAAATGGGCGAACCGGCGGCGGCAGGCGCATTGGCCACGAAGATCCAGGAGGAACTGGCTCGCCCGTACATGCTCGACGGCAACGAAGTGCATGTCTCCGCGAGCATCGGCATCTGCCCCTACATCCCGGGCAGCGCAGGTCCGGACGAAATGGTCGTGCAGGCCGACCTGGCGCTCTACCGATCGAAGGACCAGGGGCGCAACCAGTTTCACTTCCACTCGGAGGAAATCGACCTGGAAGTACGTGACCGCGTCACGCTCGGCGAAGACCTGAAGAAAGCCATCGAACGCGAAGAGCTGGAGCTCTACTATCAGCCGCAGGTCGAGCTGTCCTCCGGAAAGATCGTGGGCGTGGAAGCACTGCTGCGCTGGAACCATCCCGAGCGCGGCCTCCTCGACGCGGGAGCCTTCGTGCCGATTGCGGAGCGCACCGGCGGCATCGTCATGCTGGGCCGCTGGGTGCTGGACCAGGCCTGCAGGCAAATGAGCCTGTGGCGCGAGCAAGGCGTGGCACCGCCTGTGGTGGCCATCAATCTGTCGCTCGGCCAACTCCGGAAAGGCAACGAGCTGGTGCGCGATGTGGTCGACTGCCTTGCGAAATGGCAGCTCAACCCGTCCGATCTGGAATTCGACGTGACGGAGTCGACCCTGGCCCAGATGACCTGGACCCACAACGACGTACTGCCGCGCCTGCGGGCGCTCGGCGTCCGGATTGCCATCGACGACTTCGGTACCGAATACTCGTCGTTCGAATACCTGCGAACCTACCGCGTGAATCACCTGAAGATCGCGCAGTCGATGCTCAAGAGAGCCGTCGACGACCCCGACAGCGCGGCCACCGTTCGCGCCATCATGAATCTGGCGCGCGAGGCCCGCATCGGCATCATCGTCGAGGGACTGGAGACCGAAGCGCAGCGCGCCTTTCTCCACTCGACGGGCTCCACGGCCCTGGCGCAGGGCTACTATTTCAGCGAGGCCGTGGTTGCCGACGAGGCAGGCGACATGCTGCGCTCCGGCACCATGGAGCAGAGCGAACGCAGCAAGGGCGGGGACCACGAAGCGACCGGCTGA
- a CDS encoding type II toxin-antitoxin system HicB family antitoxin, with product MSAVQHAIRVNIFHSAKSASYWANSPDLHGLAASGKSRAEVEQEARYAAEALFEIHGIEGDPEISFQDAQFEEE from the coding sequence ATGTCAGCGGTCCAGCACGCAATCCGTGTGAACATCTTTCACAGTGCCAAATCGGCCAGCTATTGGGCGAACAGCCCCGATTTGCACGGCCTTGCCGCGTCGGGTAAAAGCCGTGCAGAGGTGGAGCAGGAGGCTCGCTACGCCGCCGAGGCCCTCTTTGAGATCCACGGCATCGAAGGCGATCCAGAAATCAGTTTCCAGGATGCTCAGTTCGAGGAGGAATGA
- a CDS encoding YHYH domain-containing protein — protein sequence MIMGERSKTLVEKIARSTTLRAPSNRGDNMKKIAVLIAVLCMSCGALAHSGGTDRNGCHRDHKTGGSHCH from the coding sequence ATGATCATGGGAGAGCGCTCCAAAACCCTCGTAGAAAAAATCGCGCGCAGCACCACACTTCGGGCTCCATCAAACCGAGGAGACAACATGAAGAAGATTGCGGTACTAATCGCGGTGCTTTGTATGAGCTGCGGCGCACTCGCTCATTCAGGAGGCACTGACAGGAATGGCTGCCATCGGGATCACAAAACCGGCGGCTCTCATTGCCACTGA